The genomic interval CGGGGTGTAGGCGGCCGAGGCGAGCGGATCCACGTAGGAGTCGACAGCGTCCTCGGCGACCGCCGGAACCGGCAGGCCGAGCACGCCGACCGCGAGCACCAGCGCCGAGGCCGCGCGCCGGACCCATCGAAACCTGTTGGGTCCTATACGCGCATCCAAACCAGAGCCTCCTGCACCGAGCTACGAACCGGCTGATCGTGCCATACCGCGAGACCCGCTGCCATAAACGGAGACCTGGACCACACGGTCCAGGCTCCGCGCCCGGCTACTTCGCGGGCAGTTCGACGCCGGTCGCCGCGGCGATATCGGCGAACATGCCTTCGGCGGCTTGCACGCCGATGCCCGACATCCAGATCTCGTCGTCGACCTCGATCGCCTTGCCGTTGCGCACGGCGGGCAGGTCGCGCCAGATCGGACCGGCGGTGACCGACTTCTTCTCGGTCTTGTCCGGATCATCGATGGTGGCGATGAAGATCAGCTCGGCATCGGCGAGATCGATCTGTTCCGGACTGATCTCCTTCATGATCTTCGCGTCGGGTCCCTCGGCGATCTGGGACCGCGGTCGCGCCAGCCCGATGTCCTCGAGCACCACACCGCTGTAGGAGTTACTCATGTACAGGCGGGTGGGTCCGGCCAGGAAGCGGATCACCGAAACGGTCGGCAGGGCGCCGTTGTTCTTGGCCTTGATCGCGGTGCCGAGCGCGCGGGCGCGTTCCTCGTAGTTCTTCAGCGCGGTCGCGGCCTGCTCGTCCAGGCCCAGCGCCTTGCCGTGCACCAGCAGGTTCGCTTTCCAAGGGCCACCGGTCGTTTCGGTGAACACGGTCGGTGCGATGCCGCTGAGCTTGTCGTAGATCTTGTCGTGGCGAACCTTAGAGGACAGGATCAGGTCCGGCTTCAGCGCGGCGACCCGCTCCAAGTTCGGCTCCAACAGCGGCCCGACATCGGTCACGCCGTCGGCCTTGTCGCCGAGGTACGCCGGGAATCCGCCGCGCGTCTTGGTGTGCGGCACCACCGCGCCGACCGGCTTGACGCCGAGCAATGTCACCGAGTCGAGCTCGGCGGTGTCGAGCACCACCACCCGCTTCGGCGCCTTCGGGATCGTCACCTGACCCTTCACCGTGTCCAGGGTGCGCGGGAAAGCGCCCTGCGCGACCGCCGAGGTTCCGGAATCGGTTGTGCTGGAATCACTTCCGCAAGCGGCCAGGCCGGAGACGCCGAGGGCGGCCGCGACCAGCGCGACGGCCAGGCGGCCCGCTCCGGACCGGCGAAATAATCGGGTGGACATGACTCGTCCTCATTTCTGTTGGGGTTCTGACTCGCCGTTCAGAGGCGAACGGCGGTGTGCCGGGCCGCGCGGCCGCGCGGAACGACCAGCGGCGTCCCGGTTTCCGGGTCGGGAATCACGACGGCGTCGACCCCGAAGACGGTGCGCACCAGCTCCGCGTCGAGCACCTGCGCGGGCGGCCCGGCCGCGGCCAGCCGTCCTTCGTGCAAGACCACCAGGTGGTCGGCGTAGCGCGCCGCCTGGCCGAGGTCGTGCAGCACCATCACCACGGTGCGACCGGCGTCGGCGTGCAGATCGGCGACCAGGTCGAGCACGTCGAGCTGGTGGCGCAGGTCCAGGAAGGTGGTCGGCTCGTCGAGCAGCAGCACCTCGGTGTCCTGCGCGAGCGCCAGTGCGATCCAAGCTCTTTGCCGCTGCCCGCCGGAGAGCTGATCGACCTGCTGATCCCGCAGCTCGGCGGTCCCGGTGCGGCGCAACGCGTCCTCCACCGCGGCCTGATCCGCGGGCGACCACGGCCGCAACAGTCGCTGGTGCGGATACCGGCCGAGCCGCACCAGCGCTTCGACGGTGATCGCCTCCGGGGTGATCGGCTGCTGCGGCAGCAGACCCAGCCGCAAGGCCAGCGTCCGCGCCGGCATCCGATGGATATCGGCGCCGTCCAAGGTGACCGTGCCACCGGACGGGCGCAGCAACCGGGTCAGCCCACGCAGCAGCGTGGACTTCCCGCAGGCGTTCGGGCCGACGATCGCGGTCACCGCGCCGCCGGGCAACGCCAGATCCAGTCCGTCGATCACGGCACGATCGCCGTAGTGCAGGCCGAGGCCCCGCGCGGCCAATTCGTTGGTGCTCAAGCGGTTCTCCGATTGACCGGGCTGCTCTCCCGCAGCATCAAATACAACAACCACGGTGCGCCGATGGTGGCGGTAAGAATGCCCACCGGCAGCCCCTCGACCGGGAGCAGGTGCAGCACCACCTGATCGCAGCCCACCAGCAGCACCGCCCCGGCCAGGCCGGTGACCGCGAGAGTGGCCGCGGTGGGCGGTCCGACCAGCAGCCGCACCAGCTGCGGCACCGCCAAGGCCACGAACGCGATCGGCCCCGTCAGGGCCGCGGCCAAGGAGGCCAGCGCGACCGTCGTCAGCAGCAGTTGCAGCCGCGCCGAGGACACCGAGACGCCGAGCGTGCCGGCCGACTCGTCACCCAGATCCAGCACCGCCAGCTTCCGGTACTGCAGGAACAGCAAGCCCAGCACCAGGATCGACGCGACGGCGGCGCCCTGCACCTCGGGCCAGGTACGCCCGTAGAGCGAACCCGCGGTCCACTGTTCCGCCGCCCCCGCAAGCTCGCGCGGGAACCGCACCACGATCAGATTCACCGCCGCCGCCAGCCCCGCCTGCACGGCCAAGCCGACCAGCACCAGGCGGGTCA from Nocardia goodfellowii carries:
- a CDS encoding FecCD family ABC transporter permease, whose translation is MKNIHVSRTLLVGVLCAGALVVLATIALSVGEVQMSAATALRAAFGAGDPGEVYIVQEFRAPRLIAGVLAGAGLAAGGAVLQRLFRNPLASPDVMGVTGGASLGAVAVLAAGASQALIPVGALGGGLLAAVLLAAIGWRAGFPVTRLVLVGLAVQAGLAAAVNLIVVRFPRELAGAAEQWTAGSLYGRTWPEVQGAAVASILVLGLLFLQYRKLAVLDLGDESAGTLGVSVSSARLQLLLTTVALASLAAALTGPIAFVALAVPQLVRLLVGPPTAATLAVTGLAGAVLLVGCDQVVLHLLPVEGLPVGILTATIGAPWLLYLMLRESSPVNRRTA
- a CDS encoding ABC transporter substrate-binding protein, which produces MSTRLFRRSGAGRLAVALVAAALGVSGLAACGSDSSTTDSGTSAVAQGAFPRTLDTVKGQVTIPKAPKRVVVLDTAELDSVTLLGVKPVGAVVPHTKTRGGFPAYLGDKADGVTDVGPLLEPNLERVAALKPDLILSSKVRHDKIYDKLSGIAPTVFTETTGGPWKANLLVHGKALGLDEQAATALKNYEERARALGTAIKAKNNGALPTVSVIRFLAGPTRLYMSNSYSGVVLEDIGLARPRSQIAEGPDAKIMKEISPEQIDLADAELIFIATIDDPDKTEKKSVTAGPIWRDLPAVRNGKAIEVDDEIWMSGIGVQAAEGMFADIAAATGVELPAK
- a CDS encoding ABC transporter ATP-binding protein, translated to MSTNELAARGLGLHYGDRAVIDGLDLALPGGAVTAIVGPNACGKSTLLRGLTRLLRPSGGTVTLDGADIHRMPARTLALRLGLLPQQPITPEAITVEALVRLGRYPHQRLLRPWSPADQAAVEDALRRTGTAELRDQQVDQLSGGQRQRAWIALALAQDTEVLLLDEPTTFLDLRHQLDVLDLVADLHADAGRTVVMVLHDLGQAARYADHLVVLHEGRLAAAGPPAQVLDAELVRTVFGVDAVVIPDPETGTPLVVPRGRAARHTAVRL